The genomic region CAACCCCATAAGCGTAAGATACGCAGCGCCTTCACTTAAAAAGCGCCTTGCGGGATTGCTTGTGTTTTGCGATACTTGAATATTTTGCGCTGTTTGTGAATTTGGTGGATTCTCTAAATGACGCGGAAAATAAGAAATCTTTTCAAACAGCCCATAATTCCCCAATCCTAAATAAATTGTGGCAATATCTTCCACGCTAAGCTCCTTTGTCCCAAGGATTAAAGACAGCCCATAGCGCGCATAGTCTTCATCGCTAAAGCCCAAAATATCTTTAAGTGTGAAAAAAAACTTCTCATAACCATACTCTTGCAACAAATGCACGAAAGGGATATTGAGCGATTGAGTGAGCGCATTTTGCGCGCTGATAAGCCCGTGATAACGCTTTGAAGCATTTTGCGGGGCAAATGCACCAAAAGAAAGTGGAATATCTATAAGTTTTGAGTAAGGGTGCAAAAGCCCTTCATCAATACTTAACGCATACAGCAGAGGTTTGAGCGTTGAACCCGGACTGCGATAGGCTTGGATTCCATCGATTTGCCCATAATTTTCCATATCAAAAAAATCCTGCGATCCTACATACGCAAGCACTTCCTTGCTTTGTGTGTCAATAAGAAGCGCACTAAGATTTGCAATGCCCTCATTTTGCAGACGTTTGGCATATTGTTTTGCACGTGATTCGAAGCGATTTTGGATTTGCTTATCAACGCTACTTGTAAGCGCATGATTTTGAGAATCCTTAAAAAGTCGCAAGGCGAGGTGTGGGGCTAAATTTTTACGCGGAACAAACCTTGAGGGGATAGGCTCATTTTTCGCAAGGCGAAGAATCTGCGCATCAAAATGCCCTTTTTTATGCAAACGCTCTAACAAAAAATTGCGCTTTGCTTTAAGCGCATTTGGGTTTTTTTCAAGGTTAATGAGTCCCGGCACATTTGGTAAAACCGCCAGAAGCGCAGCTTGCGCCCATGTGAGATTTTCTATCTGGTGTGGTTGCAAGCCAAAGTAAAAAAGCAACGCGCTAGAAAATCCAAGCAAATTACGCCCATAAGAGGCGTTATTAAGATACAACTCCAAAATCTCATCTTTGCTATACAACCATTCAAGGCGCGTGGCGTAGATGATTTCATCGATTTTGTTTTTGTAGGTGCGGGGTTTGTTGTTAAGAAACTTTGCCACCTGCATAGTAATAGTGCTTGCTCCCGCGCGCTTAGTGTGCGAAAAATTTTTCTTTAATGTGCGCGCAATTGCCAAAAAATCCACCCCAATATGCGAAAAAAAGCGCTTGTCTTCATATTCTAACACCGCGACCTTGAGCTTATGCGGGATTGGCGCGCTAGCTTTTAGATGCCATTGCTCATTTTGGTTTAAAAACACACTTAGAAGTTCATTGTTTCTATCTAGCAAAATTTTGCTGTAATCGTGTGCAAAAGGATCGCGCGAAGTGCGAAAGTCACCAAGCAAAGAATCTGTATAAAAAAATTTATAGAAAAAATACCCTACACAAAACGCAAAGATTCCAAACGTTGCAAGTTTGAGGGAAGTTTTTACACCAACGCGCAAAGGCATTCCTTGCAGGATTTTAAAAATTTGCAGATTCAAAAAAGTGTAAAATCTACACTTTGCAAAGGCGTAAGAGATTTTGTATCATTTTTTCACCCATAGGCGTGAGGATAGATTCTGGGTGAAACTGCACACCAAAGATAGGATAACTCTCGTGCTCTAGCGCCATAATTTCACCATCACTCGTGCTAGCGGTAACCTTGAGGCATTGTGGGAGTGGAGGAATGGCGCAAAGTGAATGATAACGCGCCACCTGCATAGAATCTGGAAATCCTGCAAAAAGGCGCGAAGTCCCCTCAAGGCTTGCAAGCGAAGTTTTGCCGTGCATAATGCTTTTTGCATAGCTGACTTTTCCACCAAAGGCACACACGATAGCCTGATGCCCCAAACACACGCCAAAAATGGGAATCTGTGCGCCAAGCTCTTTGACTGCCTCAATGCAAATGCCCGCATCTTCTGGCTTACCGGGTCCGGGTGAAAGCACAATAAGAGAGGGTTTGAGCGCGAGTATTTCTTGCACATTTAGCGCGTCATTGCGCACAACTTTAATCTCCACGCCAAAAGAACCCAAAAGCTGGTAGAGATTGTAAGAAAAGCTGTCGTAATTATCGATTAAAAGTATCATTTAGGCTTCCTTTTTGTGGATTCTGTGCTCGGATTTTCGCGCTAGATTCTGAACTAGACTCAGATAGATTGTAAAAATGCACACCTTTGGCCAAAAGAAATCTTAGCCTATCCCCTCTTGCGCCATCTTGGCGGCATTGAGCACGGCTCTTGCTTTGTTTTGGCACTCTTCAAATTCTTTCTCTGCTTGACTTTCTATCACAATGCCCGCACCTGAACGGATACAGAGATTTTCACCTTTTTTATACATAAGCCTAATGGCAATGCAAGTGTCCATATTCCCCGAAAAGTCAAGATACCCAATCGCCCCGCCATAAATCCCGCGCTCACTTCCTTCCAACTCGTGGATAATCTCGCACGCGCGGATTTTTGGCGCACCGCTAAGCGTGCCAGCAGGTAAAATCGCCGCGATTGCATCAAGGGCATTTTTACCCTCTGCGATTTGCGCACTAATAGTCGAGCCAATATGCATAATGTGAGAATTGCGTTGGATTCCCATATATTTTTCAACCTTCACGCTCCCAATTTGCGCTATTTTCCCAAGGTCATTGCGCCCTAAATCAACAAGCATATTATGCTCTGCAAGCTCTTTTTCATCGCTTAGCAATTCTTCTTCAAGGCGTTTATCTTCCGCTTCATCACTCCCACGCGGACGCGAGCCAGCCAGCGGGTAAGTATAAAGCTTAGTATTTTCTAGCTTCACAAGCGTCTCAGGCGAGGCTCCGGCAAGCTCAATATCATCACTGCAAAAATAAAACATATAAGGCGAAGGGCTAGAAACGCGCAAGATTCTATACACATCAAAAAGGCTGCCTTGCGCCTTTGCGCGCAGTGGATTTGAAAGCACAACCTGAAAAATATCGCCCTCCTTTATGTATTCCTTTGCTGTTTCTATCATTTGAGAGAATTGTGCTTTGTTAAAATCCGCCTTTGGCTCTTCAAAAAGCTCTAAAGGCGCAATCTCGCATTTTTTACCACTATGCAAAAGCGCACGTAGAGAAGCTAGCTTTTCCACACCTTGTGCGTAGCTAGATTCTAAATTTTCAAGCTCAATATTTGTGATGAGCACAATTTTTTGCTTAAAATTATCAAACGCAAGAAGCGTATCAAAAAGCATCAAATCCACATCGTTAAACTCGCTATTTTGCGCGCTAAAATCAAGGCGCGATTCCACATAGCGGATATATTCATAAGAAAAATATCCCACAAGCCCACCACTTAAAGGTGGCAAACACTCTATTTTGGGGCTTTTATAACGCGCCAAAATCTCTTCAATTGCCTTTTTTGGCTCGCCGCTAAACTGCTTAGTTCCTTGAGAATCCTTAATGCAAATGTCCCAATTTTTACACACAATCTCTAAACTAGGCTCAAATCCTAAAAAGCTCCAACGACCCCAACGTTCTCTATCTTCGACACTTTCTAGTAAAAACACATGCTTTGAGTGCGCTTTTAAGATTCTAAGTGCTTCAATGGGCGTCAAAAAGTCAGAAAAAAGCTCTCTTACGATAGGCACACGCTTATAGGTGCTAAGATTTGGGATTTGCAAGATTTGTTCCAAACTCGGATAAATAACATTATGTGTGTTTTGCATCGATTACTCCAAACTTTTATACATTTCGCAGCCTTCTTGCAAGCCCATATCACAGCTTTGCCCAAAGAAGCTTTTTGCAGTGAGCCTGTTTTTTTCAACTCCCCTACCCTTGTGATACATTCTACCCAGATTCACACACGCTGTGGCACTTCCACCAATGCAGGCTTTTTCATACAAACTTGCTGCATAAGCGACATCTTTGCTTACAAGTATGCCCCGCTCTACCATACGCGCGAGATTATTACAAGAATCTGCCTCGCCTTTAGAACACGCTGCTTGATAGAATCTAAACGCAACTTGATAGCTTTGTCTCACGCCCAAGCCCTCTTCATATAGCCCGCCAAGATTCGTGCAAGA from Helicobacter himalayensis harbors:
- the pbpC gene encoding penicillin-binding protein 1C → MRVGVKTSLKLATFGIFAFCVGYFFYKFFYTDSLLGDFRTSRDPFAHDYSKILLDRNNELLSVFLNQNEQWHLKASAPIPHKLKVAVLEYEDKRFFSHIGVDFLAIARTLKKNFSHTKRAGASTITMQVAKFLNNKPRTYKNKIDEIIYATRLEWLYSKDEILELYLNNASYGRNLLGFSSALLFYFGLQPHQIENLTWAQAALLAVLPNVPGLINLEKNPNALKAKRNFLLERLHKKGHFDAQILRLAKNEPIPSRFVPRKNLAPHLALRLFKDSQNHALTSSVDKQIQNRFESRAKQYAKRLQNEGIANLSALLIDTQSKEVLAYVGSQDFFDMENYGQIDGIQAYRSPGSTLKPLLYALSIDEGLLHPYSKLIDIPLSFGAFAPQNASKRYHGLISAQNALTQSLNIPFVHLLQEYGYEKFFFTLKDILGFSDEDYARYGLSLILGTKELSVEDIATIYLGLGNYGLFEKISYFPRHLENPPNSQTAQNIQVSQNTSNPARRFLSEGAAYLTLMGLERVERVGLENFHKDKKIFAWKSGTSYGRKDAWAAGTSPKYTLVVWVGNFTGESNSNLFGAKSAGGLLFELLGELEGLDSDFVPKGLKPIALDSPTGYALSDELKELGVESLSALYPIDSAPLRVSPFLQSVWVDMEGNEVNSLDSRFLQARKIARLNLPINVLNYYNLQNINLQAHLRSKPTRTLRILYPSNGLKIIEPIDFEGKQKLIIRLVNLKKQKLFLYIDSQFFPQSAETTTIESTLEAGVHTIYVVGEDGSEDSVSFEIVR
- a CDS encoding anthranilate synthase component II; translated protein: MILLIDNYDSFSYNLYQLLGSFGVEIKVVRNDALNVQEILALKPSLIVLSPGPGKPEDAGICIEAVKELGAQIPIFGVCLGHQAIVCAFGGKVSYAKSIMHGKTSLASLEGTSRLFAGFPDSMQVARYHSLCAIPPLPQCLKVTASTSDGEIMALEHESYPIFGVQFHPESILTPMGEKMIQNLLRLCKV
- a CDS encoding anthranilate synthase component I family protein, giving the protein MQNTHNVIYPSLEQILQIPNLSTYKRVPIVRELFSDFLTPIEALRILKAHSKHVFLLESVEDRERWGRWSFLGFEPSLEIVCKNWDICIKDSQGTKQFSGEPKKAIEEILARYKSPKIECLPPLSGGLVGYFSYEYIRYVESRLDFSAQNSEFNDVDLMLFDTLLAFDNFKQKIVLITNIELENLESSYAQGVEKLASLRALLHSGKKCEIAPLELFEEPKADFNKAQFSQMIETAKEYIKEGDIFQVVLSNPLRAKAQGSLFDVYRILRVSSPSPYMFYFCSDDIELAGASPETLVKLENTKLYTYPLAGSRPRGSDEAEDKRLEEELLSDEKELAEHNMLVDLGRNDLGKIAQIGSVKVEKYMGIQRNSHIMHIGSTISAQIAEGKNALDAIAAILPAGTLSGAPKIRACEIIHELEGSERGIYGGAIGYLDFSGNMDTCIAIRLMYKKGENLCIRSGAGIVIESQAEKEFEECQNKARAVLNAAKMAQEGIG
- a CDS encoding tetratricopeptide repeat protein → MKIAKILILGVLIVFLGACNKKLQKTSQLADGSSKHYESPQLTQAIKALKETCASGNIEDCYKIGVLYAKGERGEHWYSKASYYYKVACEQGHLLSCTNLGGLYEEGLGVRQSYQVAFRFYQAACSKGEADSCNNLARMVERGILVSKDVAYAASLYEKACIGGSATACVNLGRMYHKGRGVEKNRLTAKSFFGQSCDMGLQEGCEMYKSLE